In a single window of the Olivibacter sp. SDN3 genome:
- a CDS encoding glucosamine-6-phosphate deaminase, with protein MNIFTLENPIELGKAAGAAAAEIITKSINEKGKAHIILATGTSQFETIKQLVKEEIDWRKVIMFHLDEYIGMSINHPASFRKYLKERFIDQVPELAAAYLINGEADPEEERARLGDLIRQHPIDVALVGIGENGHLAFNDPPADFDTEEPYLLVDLDKQCREQQLGEGWFNNLEEVPLQAISMSIQQILKSDHIICSVPDGRKAQAVKNSLENEVSNRFPASILQQHDHCRFYLDSSSAALLSR; from the coding sequence ATGAATATTTTCACTTTAGAAAATCCTATTGAATTAGGAAAAGCAGCAGGAGCAGCAGCAGCAGAAATAATTACAAAGTCAATTAACGAGAAAGGAAAGGCCCATATTATTTTAGCCACCGGAACCAGTCAGTTTGAAACGATAAAACAACTTGTAAAGGAAGAAATCGATTGGAGAAAAGTAATTATGTTCCATTTAGATGAATATATAGGGATGTCAATAAATCACCCGGCAAGTTTTAGAAAATATCTAAAGGAAAGGTTTATTGATCAGGTGCCTGAGCTGGCTGCTGCCTACCTTATTAATGGAGAAGCGGATCCGGAAGAAGAGCGTGCTCGCCTTGGGGATTTGATCCGTCAACATCCGATTGATGTTGCTTTAGTTGGAATTGGCGAAAATGGGCATTTAGCTTTTAATGATCCGCCAGCAGATTTTGATACCGAAGAACCATATTTATTGGTAGACTTAGATAAGCAATGTCGTGAACAGCAGTTGGGAGAGGGATGGTTCAATAATTTGGAAGAAGTACCATTGCAGGCCATTAGTATGTCAATACAACAAATCCTTAAATCAGACCATATAATTTGTTCAGTACCTGACGGACGAAAAGCACAGGCTGTTAAGAATAGTTTGGAAAATGAAGTAAGTAATCGGTTTCCTGCAAGCATTTTACAACAGCATGATCATTGTAGATTTTATCTGGATAGTTCATCAGCAGCATTATTATCGCGATAG
- a CDS encoding SusC/RagA family TonB-linked outer membrane protein — protein sequence MKRTSPFRKQCIKILLLIVVQYLPIIAYSQEIRQVTGRVKSQTDDTPIPGVSVQVKDGNEGASTDVNGHYNLQVKEGATLIFSSVGYQAKEILVGNNPVIDVILTEDAAQLSEVVVTALGIERQTKSLTYATQELRNTDLTNVKDPGGNVMNSLNGKVAGAVVTPAASGPGGAVRVVLRGNRSISGNNNALIVVDGVPIDNTMTTEQGGGGSANTVATQQKSLSSGYSGSDGAASINPEDVESITVLKGPAAAALYGSRAANGALMITTKKGKEGAVRLNYSGGITSDRPFLLMDFQNVYGRGNGGTFGEDAAGSWGQPTITHPDNVRSFYNTGTTINNSINISGGTEKMQGYASYTNNAIGGIVPTNRMDRNTLNLRLNNEVLPGLTTDLKITYVNQKTKNKPRLGDNGVTNEALIMPRDMSADELRDFETVNPETAQPLPNYWTNSSFFQNPYWDVYRMSLNEERNRVMLVGSVKYQITDWLFAQGRYSLDRYDDKITGAFHEGTLPIPTLAGGRYQENHVNRWERNIDFLLSGTNDIGSNFGINYNVGAALLNNSGYNTQSLANGLRIPNMFDLNFASTPTFANIVARKEIQSVYGSAELNYRQLLFLDVTARNDWSSTLPAPHSYFYPSFGLSGLLSEMLSLPSWINYAKVRGAYTQVGNDADPYLLQQTYTYSQGAGEGFVARDQIKYIDNLKPERTKAWEVGTEWRFFEGRLGVDASLYKTNTVNQLIFIGLPQPSGYNNQYVNVGDIENKGMEVMLTGNPIRKEELSWNSTVNFALNRNKVLSLLPGVEQASLSPSANFGSLLIRPGGAYGDIYGFKWAQDPAGQYQINDAGLPVVQQLQQIGNFNPDYTLSWLNQIDYKNFNFSFMIDGRVGGTVISGTDAMLGYFGLGDYTVPYRDGGLVLPGVLPDGSQNDVAISAEQFWTQVSQGGTNAYGEFFAYDATNFRLRELSLGYTLQIKNSPIKTARFSLTGRNLFFFYRGKSKLDIPGIGRRTLPVDPEVAIGTSNFQGIESGLLPATRSFGFNINLSF from the coding sequence ATGAAAAGAACATCACCTTTTCGAAAACAGTGTATAAAAATTTTGCTCCTTATTGTAGTACAGTATTTACCAATAATTGCCTACAGTCAAGAAATCCGACAAGTTACGGGAAGGGTCAAGAGTCAAACAGATGACACGCCTATCCCGGGAGTTAGTGTGCAAGTGAAGGACGGTAACGAAGGAGCCTCCACAGATGTCAATGGACACTATAACCTGCAAGTCAAAGAAGGCGCCACCCTGATTTTTTCCTCTGTAGGTTATCAGGCCAAAGAAATTTTAGTTGGAAATAATCCTGTTATCGATGTCATATTAACTGAAGATGCCGCACAGTTAAGTGAAGTTGTGGTTACAGCTTTGGGAATAGAGCGGCAAACAAAATCACTAACCTATGCAACACAGGAACTGCGGAATACCGATCTAACCAACGTGAAAGATCCGGGAGGAAATGTCATGAACAGCCTGAATGGTAAAGTAGCCGGAGCGGTCGTGACGCCGGCGGCCAGTGGCCCGGGGGGTGCTGTAAGGGTAGTGTTGAGAGGGAACCGATCCATCAGTGGGAATAATAATGCGTTAATTGTTGTGGACGGGGTACCTATTGATAATACCATGACAACTGAGCAAGGGGGAGGTGGATCTGCTAACACGGTAGCTACCCAGCAAAAGAGTTTGAGCAGTGGCTATTCCGGGAGTGATGGGGCCGCGAGCATCAATCCGGAAGACGTGGAGTCGATAACCGTATTGAAAGGCCCGGCAGCCGCCGCTTTGTACGGCAGCCGCGCGGCCAATGGCGCCTTAATGATCACAACTAAAAAAGGGAAAGAAGGTGCTGTTCGACTGAATTATAGTGGAGGTATTACAAGCGATCGGCCCTTTCTTTTGATGGATTTTCAAAACGTATATGGGCGGGGTAATGGAGGAACATTTGGTGAAGATGCCGCCGGAAGTTGGGGTCAGCCTACTATAACTCATCCGGACAATGTCCGCAGTTTCTATAATACAGGTACAACGATCAATAATTCCATCAATATTTCCGGGGGAACCGAAAAAATGCAAGGTTATGCTTCCTATACCAATAATGCCATTGGTGGAATTGTCCCGACGAACCGCATGGATCGTAATACCCTCAACCTTCGGCTAAATAATGAGGTGCTTCCTGGTCTGACAACGGATCTCAAAATTACGTATGTCAATCAAAAAACAAAAAATAAACCGAGATTAGGCGATAATGGCGTAACCAATGAGGCCCTAATTATGCCAAGGGATATGTCTGCCGATGAATTAAGGGACTTTGAGACGGTTAACCCGGAAACAGCACAACCCTTGCCGAATTATTGGACAAATAGTTCTTTCTTCCAAAACCCCTATTGGGATGTGTATCGGATGTCACTTAATGAAGAACGTAACCGGGTGATGTTAGTGGGTAGCGTAAAATATCAAATCACGGATTGGTTGTTTGCTCAGGGCCGTTATAGTCTGGACCGATATGACGATAAGATTACCGGAGCCTTTCATGAAGGTACTTTGCCAATCCCGACCTTAGCCGGTGGCCGTTATCAGGAAAACCATGTAAATCGTTGGGAGCGTAATATAGACTTCTTGCTATCAGGTACCAACGACATAGGCAGCAATTTCGGCATTAATTATAATGTTGGAGCGGCATTGCTTAATAACAGCGGTTACAATACACAATCTTTGGCCAATGGTTTGCGCATCCCGAATATGTTTGACCTTAATTTCGCCAGTACGCCAACTTTTGCAAATATTGTGGCCAGAAAAGAAATACAGTCTGTTTATGGAAGTGCTGAATTAAATTATAGACAATTATTATTTTTAGACGTAACCGCACGGAACGATTGGTCGTCTACCCTTCCGGCACCACATAGCTATTTTTATCCTTCTTTTGGACTTTCGGGATTGCTTTCCGAGATGCTTAGTTTGCCTTCATGGATTAATTATGCGAAAGTAAGGGGCGCTTATACACAGGTGGGTAACGATGCCGACCCCTATTTGCTGCAGCAGACGTATACCTATAGCCAGGGTGCTGGGGAAGGTTTTGTTGCACGGGATCAGATTAAGTACATCGATAATTTAAAGCCCGAACGTACCAAAGCCTGGGAGGTGGGTACCGAATGGCGATTTTTTGAAGGGCGCTTAGGTGTCGATGCATCCCTATATAAAACAAATACGGTGAATCAACTTATCTTTATTGGATTACCCCAGCCATCCGGTTATAATAACCAATACGTTAATGTAGGGGATATTGAAAATAAAGGAATGGAAGTTATGCTTACCGGAAACCCAATTAGGAAGGAAGAACTTAGTTGGAATAGCACCGTGAACTTCGCATTGAACCGTAATAAGGTATTGTCTTTATTGCCCGGTGTAGAACAGGCAAGTTTATCTCCTTCGGCTAATTTTGGTAGTCTGTTAATCCGGCCAGGAGGTGCTTATGGCGATATCTATGGCTTTAAATGGGCACAGGATCCGGCAGGGCAATATCAGATCAATGATGCAGGACTTCCAGTAGTGCAGCAATTGCAGCAGATCGGTAATTTTAACCCAGATTATACCCTAAGTTGGTTAAACCAGATCGACTATAAAAACTTTAATTTTTCCTTTATGATAGATGGGCGAGTGGGGGGAACTGTTATTTCTGGTACCGATGCCATGCTGGGTTATTTTGGCTTAGGAGATTATACGGTACCTTACAGAGATGGTGGACTGGTTTTACCCGGTGTATTGCCGGATGGTAGCCAAAATGACGTCGCTATATCTGCTGAGCAATTTTGGACACAGGTTTCGCAAGGAGGAACAAATGCTTATGGTGAGTTCTTTGCCTATGATGCCACAAACTTCCGGTTGCGGGAATTGTCGTTGGGATATACCTTGCAAATCAAGAACAGTCCTATAAAAACAGCGCGGTTCTCCCTTACCGGAAGAAATTTGTTCTTCTTTTATCGTGGGAAATCAAAATTGGATATTCCTGGAATAGGTAGACGTACCTTACCCGTTGATCCGGAAGTTGCGATTGGAACAAGTAATTTCCAAGGTATAGAGAGTGGTCTATTACCTGCTACCCGTAGTTTTGGCTTTAACATAAACTTGTCCTTCTAA
- a CDS encoding LacI family DNA-binding transcriptional regulator produces the protein MPNLVTIKDIARALNISVSTVSRALRDTYDVSLETKSKVHAMASELQYKPNFNATGLANGKTHNIGIIIPFITNYYFSTVITGIQEAAYKSNYNIILYVTNDSAEREVCITQELSIASLDGLLVSSCCDTGDHFHKHLLQGMPIVFFDRVIDSIEASKVMQDDYNGAYQATAHLIEQGYTKIAHITGPKGQALTSRRLKGYLDAMKRFCLPIKEEWVVHSGFSQNFGEADTLGLLQLPKNSIPNAIFAVNDRKAVGATLALKKKNIAIGRKIGVIGFTDDPISSLLSPTISTIAEPAFDIGYTSCELLLQHIYKKNKIREEITLSGELIIRESTQRNYLVNKRSHLPSSSL, from the coding sequence ACGATGTGAGCCTGGAAACAAAAAGCAAGGTACATGCGATGGCTAGCGAACTTCAGTACAAGCCAAATTTCAATGCTACAGGTCTAGCTAATGGCAAAACGCATAATATTGGCATTATCATTCCATTTATCACCAATTATTACTTTTCAACGGTCATAACCGGTATTCAGGAAGCAGCTTATAAAAGCAACTACAACATTATCCTTTACGTCACCAATGATTCGGCTGAGCGAGAAGTTTGCATTACACAAGAGTTGTCCATTGCTAGCCTAGATGGACTACTTGTTTCGTCTTGCTGTGACACAGGAGATCATTTCCACAAACATCTTTTACAAGGTATGCCCATTGTTTTTTTTGACCGTGTAATCGATAGTATAGAAGCTTCCAAGGTTATGCAGGATGATTATAATGGTGCTTACCAAGCTACAGCACATCTTATAGAACAAGGCTATACAAAAATTGCACATATCACGGGGCCAAAAGGGCAGGCGCTTACAAGCAGAAGGCTCAAAGGCTATCTTGACGCCATGAAACGTTTTTGTCTCCCTATAAAAGAAGAATGGGTCGTACATTCTGGCTTTTCTCAAAATTTTGGTGAAGCAGATACTTTAGGGTTATTGCAATTACCCAAAAACAGTATACCCAACGCCATATTCGCTGTTAATGACCGAAAAGCAGTTGGAGCAACGCTGGCTTTAAAAAAGAAAAACATTGCTATCGGTCGAAAAATAGGAGTTATCGGCTTTACCGATGACCCCATATCATCTCTGCTATCACCCACTATCAGCACCATTGCAGAGCCCGCTTTTGACATTGGTTATACCAGTTGTGAACTCTTACTTCAACATATCTACAAAAAAAATAAAATACGTGAAGAAATTACACTTTCAGGTGAACTGATAATAAGAGAATCAACCCAGCGAAATTATCTAGTGAACAAACGCTCTCACTTACCGTCATCAAGCCTTTAA
- a CDS encoding S9 family peptidase, producing the protein MMFIIHVKITLMICMMISCFAVEEPNRLPKVLSGAVPKKDFIAAHYRGLAAAAFEDWQRTYRPVDWQEQRERLKQLIIDKSGMKLYPELPVDVRVTRTIRQKDYVIKNIYFQSRPGIYATANLYLPVGEGPFPAVVVTHGHWPDARRSEIFQSVAQSLVQAGYVALTLDAWGAGERCSEAGIQEYHGANLGASLLNVGETLLGVQLTDNIRAVDLLSTLPEVDVNRIGATGASGGGNQVMWLAALDERIKAAIPVVSVGTFQSYVMNSNCVCELLPEGLTFTEESGVLGLVAPRALNIFNATKDTNPAFLPSEMLRTFDHAKQLFAAVNSEEKLNYVLFDTGHGYWPEMRLAMLNWFDRELKGTEEQRQEMKIEPMDATDLATFGAKDRDNNVMTTASFCRERGEALKDSLLTSASFSVQDKENQLLAILGKNEGSLANEILAFGEEDGWWKRALLTQQKQHIPFLWKRPKETSQLYRIFIHTNGKDSIALEAVRKAIDNGEHVILMDVWGTGEQYSFEAKKIDGQLPPFHTLSRSALWLGRTVMGEWVRDLEAMMSWIYQKGGKISAIEAHRETAIAALIFSIKHPVGSLALYHCPYSYQFDGRTGIDFYNMAVHLPGILKWGNVSLMTALSTAKVHFLNARSMSGSVLGNSGKREFEKEVASYCQKLNKEIQRIYWTE; encoded by the coding sequence ATGATGTTTATAATACATGTTAAGATAACGCTCATGATCTGCATGATGATCTCCTGTTTTGCGGTGGAAGAGCCAAATCGTCTGCCGAAAGTTTTGAGCGGTGCCGTTCCAAAAAAAGACTTTATAGCCGCGCATTATCGCGGGTTAGCTGCGGCAGCTTTTGAAGACTGGCAGCGTACCTATCGGCCAGTTGATTGGCAAGAACAACGCGAACGACTGAAGCAATTGATCATCGATAAGTCGGGGATGAAATTGTATCCTGAGCTACCTGTTGATGTGCGGGTAACACGAACTATTCGACAAAAAGATTATGTAATCAAGAACATCTACTTCCAAAGCAGACCGGGGATTTACGCAACCGCAAACCTCTATCTGCCAGTGGGGGAAGGGCCTTTCCCAGCAGTTGTGGTGACACATGGCCATTGGCCGGATGCACGGCGTTCCGAAATCTTCCAGTCCGTAGCGCAGTCGCTCGTGCAAGCAGGATATGTAGCTTTAACGCTCGATGCCTGGGGTGCCGGAGAGCGGTGCAGTGAAGCCGGTATCCAAGAGTACCATGGCGCTAATTTGGGTGCTTCCTTATTGAATGTGGGGGAGACGTTATTGGGGGTGCAACTGACCGATAATATCAGGGCAGTTGATTTGTTAAGTACTCTACCGGAGGTTGATGTTAATCGTATAGGCGCCACAGGTGCCAGTGGGGGTGGTAATCAAGTGATGTGGTTGGCCGCCTTGGATGAAAGGATAAAAGCCGCTATTCCGGTAGTGAGCGTGGGTACGTTCCAATCGTATGTAATGAATAGTAATTGCGTTTGCGAATTGCTGCCGGAAGGTTTGACTTTTACTGAGGAATCAGGAGTACTTGGTCTAGTTGCACCACGAGCATTGAATATATTCAATGCTACAAAGGATACGAATCCGGCATTTCTCCCTTCGGAAATGTTACGGACTTTTGATCACGCAAAGCAATTATTTGCAGCAGTGAACAGCGAGGAGAAATTAAATTACGTGCTTTTTGATACCGGTCACGGTTATTGGCCTGAAATGCGATTAGCTATGCTAAATTGGTTTGATAGGGAATTAAAAGGAACAGAAGAGCAAAGGCAAGAGATGAAGATCGAACCAATGGATGCAACAGATTTGGCAACTTTTGGGGCAAAGGATCGGGATAATAACGTCATGACCACTGCCTCCTTTTGCCGGGAACGAGGAGAAGCATTAAAAGATTCTTTATTGACGTCTGCATCTTTTTCCGTACAAGATAAGGAGAACCAACTGTTAGCCATTCTAGGGAAAAATGAAGGGAGCCTAGCGAATGAAATACTGGCATTCGGTGAGGAAGATGGCTGGTGGAAACGTGCTTTGCTTACCCAACAAAAACAGCATATTCCTTTCTTATGGAAACGACCGAAAGAGACTTCACAGCTTTATCGCATATTTATCCATACGAATGGTAAAGATAGTATAGCCTTAGAAGCCGTGCGAAAAGCCATAGATAATGGTGAACATGTTATCCTTATGGATGTGTGGGGGACAGGAGAACAGTATTCTTTCGAAGCAAAAAAGATTGACGGTCAATTACCTCCATTTCACACCTTATCCAGATCCGCGTTGTGGTTAGGAAGAACGGTGATGGGCGAATGGGTACGGGATTTAGAGGCTATGATGTCCTGGATATATCAAAAAGGAGGAAAAATAAGTGCAATTGAAGCTCATCGGGAAACGGCTATAGCTGCGTTGATTTTTTCTATAAAGCATCCGGTGGGATCGCTGGCGCTTTATCATTGCCCCTATAGTTATCAGTTTGACGGGCGCACCGGAATCGATTTTTATAATATGGCTGTTCATCTTCCCGGAATTTTAAAATGGGGCAATGTATCATTAATGACCGCTTTAAGTACAGCTAAAGTACATTTTCTTAATGCCAGAAGCATGTCCGGGAGTGTTCTGGGAAACAGCGGAAAGAGGGAGTTCGAGAAAGAAGTAGCCAGTTATTGTCAAAAGCTGAATAAGGAAATACAAAGGATTTATTGGACAGAGTGA
- a CDS encoding SusD/RagB family nutrient-binding outer membrane lipoprotein, whose product MKRYYSYILSIGLLWAAACTGDFEEINTNPSKLTEAGARELPFMFSQAQSASTINRPYYQTISILMPDLYAQYYALTTTSFTTDRYALNDTWLSRPGIVTYVMTVPQLQAIFDNTEASSGEHALANIMMAYAFHRYTDQFGPVPYFNAGTAESSIPYDPQEAIYDDLFKRLDSAVVNLKNGDVSNVFGNQDLLYGGDVAKWISFANTLRLRMAMRISKVDPGRAQQEAEAAVASGVMMSNEENASIARSLNGDDGNGLAFNAANNEFSMSSTVASYLKGYQDPRLAIYFQPAVATREFKGLRNGSSATAINSPGNRPNQTSNIGAKWVERNTEGTAWVAHLEARQEVMAAAEAYFLRAEGALNGWNMGGGTAQEYYEEGVALSLQQWGVTDEETIQTYIRSDALPIPPEDEANSPAVANTPIRWTNTESTQRAQIATQKWIALFPDGVEAWAEFRRTGYPEMYPLLQSDNGDLPVGTFINRLPYSSVEASTNGEALEEGRRLLGGPDNAATRVWWDVD is encoded by the coding sequence ATGAAACGTTATTATAGCTATATATTGTCGATAGGCTTGTTATGGGCAGCAGCATGCACCGGTGATTTCGAAGAAATTAATACCAACCCATCAAAGTTGACAGAGGCTGGTGCCCGGGAACTGCCATTCATGTTCTCCCAGGCGCAATCAGCATCAACTATTAATAGGCCTTACTATCAAACCATATCGATTTTAATGCCTGACTTATATGCGCAATATTATGCGCTGACAACAACAAGCTTTACTACCGATCGTTATGCGTTGAACGATACCTGGCTGTCGCGACCCGGTATTGTGACTTACGTGATGACCGTTCCGCAGTTACAGGCGATTTTTGATAACACTGAAGCTTCTTCCGGAGAACATGCATTAGCCAATATTATGATGGCATATGCTTTTCACCGCTATACCGATCAATTTGGTCCGGTCCCTTATTTTAACGCTGGTACAGCAGAAAGCAGTATTCCCTATGATCCGCAGGAGGCTATTTACGACGATCTGTTTAAACGATTGGACTCGGCAGTTGTTAACCTAAAAAACGGAGATGTAAGTAACGTTTTTGGTAATCAAGATCTCCTATATGGAGGAGATGTGGCGAAGTGGATAAGTTTTGCCAATACCCTCCGGTTAAGAATGGCTATGCGTATTTCTAAGGTAGATCCAGGGAGGGCCCAGCAAGAAGCTGAGGCAGCGGTAGCAAGCGGTGTAATGATGAGCAATGAAGAAAACGCGAGCATAGCGCGCTCATTGAATGGTGATGATGGAAATGGACTGGCGTTTAATGCTGCCAATAATGAATTTAGTATGAGCTCAACGGTAGCATCTTACTTGAAAGGTTATCAAGATCCCCGTTTAGCAATATATTTCCAGCCAGCGGTAGCAACGCGAGAATTTAAAGGTTTAAGAAATGGTTCTTCGGCAACCGCTATTAATTCCCCGGGAAACCGACCGAATCAAACGTCGAATATCGGTGCCAAGTGGGTAGAGCGGAATACCGAAGGAACTGCTTGGGTGGCTCACCTGGAAGCTAGGCAGGAAGTAATGGCCGCGGCGGAAGCTTATTTTCTACGTGCTGAAGGTGCATTAAATGGTTGGAATATGGGAGGAGGGACAGCGCAGGAATATTATGAAGAAGGTGTTGCATTGAGTCTGCAACAATGGGGCGTGACTGACGAGGAGACTATCCAAACGTATATCCGGAGCGATGCCTTACCGATTCCACCGGAAGACGAAGCGAATTCTCCAGCAGTGGCCAATACGCCGATACGTTGGACAAACACGGAATCTACACAGCGTGCGCAGATTGCCACACAGAAATGGATAGCGTTATTCCCTGATGGTGTGGAGGCTTGGGCGGAGTTTCGTCGCACAGGTTATCCGGAAATGTATCCCTTATTGCAGTCGGACAACGGAGATTTGCCTGTGGGAACGTTTATTAACCGGCTGCCTTATTCTTCTGTAGAAGCTTCAACGAATGGCGAAGCTCTGGAGGAAGGAAGGCGATTGTTAGGCGGGCCAGATAACGCGGCGACTCGTGTATGGTGGGATGTCGATTAA
- a CDS encoding Gfo/Idh/MocA family protein, whose protein sequence is MKSNRRDFLKFTGIAGIHMVGSTSLLSCADGKQTSAEKGTLTHTWEASQKKYEQQFNMSGYAAPKIETVRVGFIGLGNRGGAAVERISYLDGVAINALCDVQPEKVNAAKARIKGLGHDPQFYSSGAEAWKEVCDSPKIDLVYICTHWALHTPIALYAMRQGKHVAVEIPAATTMEDCWQLVETSEKTRKHCVMLENCCYDFFELLTLNMAQKGFFGELVHGEGAYIHDILESFFDQDKRWDFWRLKENAERNGNLYPTHGFGPICQAMGINRGDKLEYMVSMSSNDFMLAPRAAEEAEKNTAFEAYRRQHFRGNMNTSTIRTNKGRTIMVQHDVSSPRPYSRIHLLSGTKATAQKYPLPGKIAVSHEGWLSDEEMREIEAEYTPAIVKKIGDLAKHLGGHGGMDFMMDWRLVDCLRNGLPMDMDVYDAASWSAIGPLSEWSVANKSRPIEVPDFTGGKWQKNKSVDLSLEKGGTTGVKV, encoded by the coding sequence ATGAAGAGCAATCGTAGGGATTTTTTAAAGTTTACAGGGATCGCTGGCATCCATATGGTGGGTAGCACGAGTCTTTTGTCCTGTGCAGACGGCAAACAAACGTCAGCAGAAAAAGGAACGTTGACGCATACATGGGAAGCCAGCCAGAAAAAATATGAACAGCAATTTAATATGAGCGGATATGCTGCTCCTAAGATTGAAACTGTTCGTGTGGGGTTTATCGGCTTGGGAAATAGGGGTGGGGCGGCCGTAGAACGGATAAGTTATTTGGACGGTGTCGCGATCAATGCACTATGTGATGTCCAACCCGAAAAAGTTAACGCTGCCAAAGCGCGTATCAAGGGTCTTGGACATGATCCGCAATTTTATAGCAGTGGTGCTGAAGCTTGGAAAGAGGTCTGTGATAGTCCAAAAATCGATTTGGTATACATCTGTACGCACTGGGCATTACATACACCCATCGCCCTGTACGCTATGAGGCAAGGCAAGCATGTAGCCGTGGAGATACCGGCGGCAACCACGATGGAAGATTGTTGGCAATTGGTAGAAACCTCTGAAAAAACAAGGAAACATTGCGTCATGTTAGAGAATTGTTGCTACGATTTCTTTGAGTTATTAACACTCAATATGGCACAAAAAGGTTTCTTTGGTGAATTGGTACACGGGGAGGGGGCGTACATACATGATATACTCGAAAGTTTTTTTGATCAAGATAAACGTTGGGATTTTTGGCGGTTAAAGGAGAATGCCGAAAGAAATGGCAATTTATACCCTACGCATGGTTTTGGACCAATTTGTCAGGCCATGGGTATCAACAGGGGAGATAAGCTCGAATACATGGTGTCTATGTCGTCGAACGACTTTATGTTAGCGCCGCGAGCGGCAGAAGAAGCGGAGAAAAATACGGCATTTGAAGCATATAGACGTCAGCATTTTCGAGGAAATATGAATACAAGCACGATCCGTACAAATAAAGGACGTACCATCATGGTACAACACGATGTTTCCTCCCCTCGACCGTACTCTCGTATCCATTTATTAAGTGGAACAAAAGCCACAGCTCAGAAGTATCCCTTGCCTGGCAAAATTGCGGTTAGCCATGAAGGCTGGTTAAGTGATGAGGAAATGCGCGAAATAGAGGCGGAATATACACCGGCAATTGTAAAAAAAATTGGTGACTTGGCCAAGCATCTAGGAGGGCATGGAGGGATGGATTTCATGATGGATTGGCGACTGGTGGATTGCCTGCGGAATGGCTTGCCGATGGATATGGATGTTTACGATGCGGCCTCATGGAGTGCCATTGGTCCTTTAAGCGAATGGTCGGTAGCGAATAAAAGCCGACCGATCGAAGTGCCGGATTTTACAGGAGGAAAATGGCAGAAAAACAAATCGGTCGACTTATCCCTAGAGAAGGGGGGGACAACAGGTGTTAAAGTTTGA